A portion of the Girardinichthys multiradiatus isolate DD_20200921_A chromosome 23, DD_fGirMul_XY1, whole genome shotgun sequence genome contains these proteins:
- the LOC124860925 gene encoding uncharacterized protein LOC124860925: MLRTSTQPTFGPGFSASGYKITYNGNESDLIILSTVEQDEGMYHCAYMDWTESTWTGTYLSFKENSQRTSSYTVIQDITGSDPVRPTDSETLQCSVLSVSGNTTCSEEPSVFWFRARSDTFHPDIIYTDGNCEKTSNNEKKCSYKVSNVSSSKADTYYCAVATCGQILFGNRTNLVKSSQDKTSSTEWIILLITLICLAISVTLNIIFICYRTQRSACAVYRESSSSQPTHREFSKPQDGIENGQDQNYAALHFSGGKPPGVKKKRELKTEESVYSQLKG, from the exons ATGCTGCGTACAAGTACACAGCCCACTTTTGGCCCGGGATTTTCAGCATCAGGATACAAAATAACATATAATGGCAACGAAAGCGACTTGATCATTTTGTCAACAGTTGAACAAGATGAGGGAATGTATCACTGTGCTTATATGGACTGGACTGAATCTACTTGGACTGGGACTTATTTGTCATTCAAAG AAAACTCTCAGAGGACATCGAGCTACACTGTTATTCAGGACATAACAGGTTCTGATCCAGTTCGTCCAACAGACTCAGAGACTCTGCAGTGTTCAGTCCTCTCTGTCTCTGGGAACACAACCTGTTCAGAAGAACCCAGTGTGTTCTGGTTCAGAGCCAGATCAGATACATTCCATCCAGATATAATCTACACTGATGGAAATTGTGAAAAGACATCAAACAATGAGAAGAAATGTAGTTATAAAGTCTCTAATGTCAGCTCGTCCAAAGCTGACACTTATTACTGTGCTGTGGCCACATGTGGACAGATATTATTTGGAAATAGAACAAACCTGGTAAAGAGCAGTCAAG ATAAAACATCAAGTACTGAATGGATTATCTTGTTGATCACATTAATCTGCTTGGCCATTTCTGTGACCTTGaatatcatttttatttgttaccgAACTCAAAGATCAGCCTGTGCTGTATATAGAG AAAGTTCCTCTTCTCAGCCAACACACAGAGAATTTAGCAAACCACAAGATGGA ATTGAAAATGGACAAGATCAGAATTATGCTGCCTTACATTTTTCTGGAGGGAAACCACCAGGAGTAAAGAAGAAACGAGAACTGAAGACTGAAGAAAGTGTGTATTCACAACTTAAAGGATAG
- the LOC124860090 gene encoding uncharacterized protein LOC124860090: MFLLWVTLFLLHQVYTLVPVVTVQLGEPVTLPCAFLEKYQSTTWLHWYKQSSGDTLKLIVMQQKGLTPKYGPDVSDSRIKATNDDKFSNLTILRTVLQDEGMYHCAHMDWTESTWTATYLSVKENSSYIVLQNPVSDRAHPANSETLQCSVLSESEGKLCSGELSVFWFRVGSGQSYPEIIHTNEKGPHNCENTSSLNTQKKCTYSLSKNLSPSGTDTLYCAVATCGEILFGKGTKTNADKLPNSEVNVLMIIIICLTISITINIVFICRRTQRSLCRNFKKNSQRTSSYTVIQDITGSDPVCPTD, translated from the exons atgtttctgttatgGGTTACACTGTTTCTTCTTCATCAAGTAT ATACTTTGGTCCCAGTGGTCACGGTTCAACTTGGTGAACCTGTCACTTTGCCATGTgcttttttggagaaatatcagAGCACCACATGGCTTCACTGGTACAAACAGAGTTCAGGAGATACTCTGAAATTAATTGTGATGCAGCAGAAAGGCTTAACGCCCAAGTATGGACCAGACGTCTCTGACTCAAGAATAAAAGCAACAAATGATGATAAATTCAGCAATCTAACCATTCTGAGGACAGTTCTACAAGATGAAGGaatgtatcactgtgctcataTGGACTGGACTGAATCTACTTGGACCGCGACCTATTTGTCAGTAAAAG AAAACTCGAGCTACATTGTTCTTCAAAACCCAGTTTCTGATCGAGCGCATCCAGCAAACTCAGAGACTCTGCAGTGTTCAGTCCTCTCTGAGTCTGAGGGCAAGTTGTGTTCAGGAGAGCTCAGTGTGTTCTGGTTTAGAGTCGGATCAGGACAATCTTATCCAGAAATCATCCACACTAATGAAAAAGGACcacataattgtgaaaataCATCATCATTAAACACTCAGAAGAAATGTACTTACAGCTTATCTAAAAACCTCAGCCCTTCTGGTACTGATACATTGTACTGCGCTGTGGCAACATGTGGAGAGATATTATTTGGAAAAGGAACTAAAACAAATGCAG ATAAATTACCAAATTCTGAAGTTAATGTGCTGATGATCATAATAATATGCTTGACCATTTCTATAACTATAAATATAGTTTTTATCTGTCGCCGAACTCAAAGATCACTGTGTAGAAACTTTAAAA